A stretch of the Sorangium aterium genome encodes the following:
- a CDS encoding ATP-binding cassette domain-containing protein gives MTAAAEDARRSPAPSRLPPDARSPIASRLVFAWVGPLLDRAASRTLAAEDLFDLHEKEAPRRSTAALEEALRRHGGRLGRALLSTAGPTIALALGLGLAHAASSVSLPGVLERFLQWLETPDAPVREGLLLTAALFLGSVCAWGLLHHCFFVLGKMTFRVRAALTGITFRKLLRAAPRARHGGSLGTVVNLVSNDVIRASTAIEDAALIVISLSIIVLAALLLYSLVGAASVAGILALAAMTPITNRLARALERVSSELAQKTDHRLGLLSDALRGIRALKLNGWEDVLLARVEEARRGELRLLDRKAFGLAALNVVFQTGPILVALVTFAVHAALGGALDVPIVMSTIAVLGVLRPPLLFLPRLLMSVIEGRVALQRIEAFFAIEELAPAAPAVAPPGTVRLERADVSWAGAPVLRQIDLRLAPGELVAVVGAAGSGKTTLLTAIAGEATLLAGQREVSGRIAFAPQEPWVLGESIRDNVLCGAPLDDGRYRRVLAAAGLDVDVRDRPGGDTTAVADAGASLSGGQRQRVSFARAAYADAEVVLLDDPLSALDERLADQVFERAVLGEMAGRTRVLATTRLHYARRADRVVVLDGGAIVEQGRPDDLLRAGGAFARLDEIARATASAGPAEEVRAARGGVVSQDGAPPASGDDGRAAPPPSGEDEEAAGDEERAAGAVPFDVYRDYLRSMGPLGFAAAVAVLFILRELLAVGGDAWLALRSGAPGTPARAVVEGYALFGALAAIATFARSLIVARGGVEAARRWHDRLLSGVAHAPFAFFDATPIGRVLNRFTRDQRAVDTAVVPAALDTLNVLFALASALAVVVVSSPYALLVLAPLLAVYLRVQRRFRLASREVARLDAVAQAPLLSSIEQVWVGLPCVRTLRREGHFDARFFARVEMAQRTAYAQLGLERWLSFNLDALGAVLLGTTALLTIALRGWGSLALGSLAVTYVLTITSSLQRAVHASAELEISMTALERVREFSRLAPEARGASAAETTWPMEGSVEFDRVELAYRDGLVPALRGVSFTARPGEKIGVVGRSGSGKSSLVAALLRTAPIQAGRILVEGVDIMSVPVGALRSRLTVVPQDPVLFGGTLRTNLDPRGQHDDEALWRALSSAGVRDALSAQGIGLDSDMGGHAARLGAGHRQLVCLARALLRGSRVVVLDEATASVDVESEGRLLDALDTALSDTTVIIIAHRLEALRGVDRVLIMDRGEVVKVVNAAGAAQAVLPALAPFVEGDA, from the coding sequence ATGACCGCTGCCGCGGAAGACGCCCGGCGCTCCCCGGCGCCCTCGCGCCTGCCCCCCGACGCGCGCTCCCCGATCGCGTCTCGCCTCGTGTTCGCGTGGGTCGGGCCGCTCCTCGACCGCGCGGCGTCGAGGACGCTCGCCGCTGAAGATCTCTTCGATCTTCACGAGAAGGAGGCGCCGCGCCGGTCGACGGCCGCCCTCGAGGAGGCGCTCCGCCGGCACGGCGGGCGCCTCGGGCGAGCGCTCCTCTCGACGGCGGGGCCGACCATCGCGCTGGCGCTCGGCCTCGGGCTCGCCCACGCGGCGTCGAGCGTGTCGCTCCCGGGCGTGCTCGAGCGCTTCCTCCAGTGGCTGGAGACGCCCGACGCGCCGGTCCGCGAGGGCCTTCTGCTGACCGCCGCCCTGTTCCTCGGGAGCGTCTGCGCCTGGGGGCTGCTCCACCACTGCTTCTTCGTCCTCGGCAAGATGACGTTCCGCGTGCGCGCGGCGCTCACGGGCATCACGTTCCGCAAGCTCCTCCGGGCGGCCCCGCGCGCCCGTCACGGCGGCTCTCTGGGCACGGTCGTCAACCTGGTATCGAACGACGTCATCCGGGCCAGCACGGCGATCGAGGACGCCGCCCTCATCGTCATCTCGCTGAGCATCATCGTGCTCGCGGCGCTCCTGCTCTACTCGCTCGTCGGCGCCGCGAGCGTGGCGGGCATCCTCGCCCTCGCGGCGATGACGCCCATCACGAACCGCCTCGCGCGCGCCCTCGAGCGCGTGTCGAGCGAGCTCGCGCAGAAGACGGATCATCGGCTGGGGCTCCTCTCGGACGCGCTCCGCGGGATCCGCGCGCTGAAGCTGAACGGCTGGGAGGACGTGCTGCTCGCCCGCGTGGAGGAGGCGCGGCGCGGGGAGCTCCGGCTCCTCGATCGCAAGGCGTTCGGCCTCGCGGCGCTCAACGTCGTCTTCCAGACCGGGCCGATCCTGGTCGCCCTCGTCACGTTCGCCGTCCACGCCGCGCTCGGCGGCGCCCTGGACGTGCCGATCGTGATGTCGACGATCGCCGTCCTCGGCGTCCTCCGGCCGCCGCTCCTCTTCCTGCCGCGTCTCCTCATGTCGGTCATCGAAGGCCGCGTCGCGCTCCAGCGGATCGAGGCGTTCTTCGCCATCGAGGAGCTCGCGCCCGCGGCGCCCGCGGTGGCCCCCCCGGGGACCGTGCGGCTCGAGCGCGCGGACGTGTCGTGGGCAGGCGCGCCGGTCCTGCGGCAGATCGACCTCCGCCTCGCGCCGGGAGAGCTCGTCGCCGTCGTCGGGGCGGCCGGCAGCGGCAAGACGACGCTGCTCACGGCCATCGCGGGCGAGGCCACCTTGCTCGCCGGCCAGCGGGAGGTCTCGGGGCGCATCGCCTTCGCGCCGCAGGAGCCGTGGGTGCTCGGCGAGTCCATCCGCGACAACGTCCTCTGCGGAGCGCCCCTGGACGACGGGCGGTACAGGCGCGTCCTCGCCGCCGCTGGGCTCGACGTCGACGTACGAGATCGCCCCGGGGGCGACACCACGGCCGTGGCGGACGCCGGAGCGAGCCTGTCGGGCGGGCAGCGCCAGCGCGTCAGCTTCGCCCGCGCGGCGTACGCGGACGCGGAGGTCGTCCTCCTCGACGACCCGCTGAGCGCGCTCGACGAGCGGCTCGCCGATCAGGTCTTCGAGCGCGCTGTGCTGGGCGAGATGGCAGGCCGGACGCGCGTCCTCGCGACGACCCGCCTGCACTACGCCCGGCGCGCGGACCGCGTGGTGGTGCTCGACGGGGGGGCGATCGTGGAGCAAGGCCGCCCGGACGATCTCCTGCGCGCCGGGGGAGCGTTCGCCCGCCTCGATGAGATCGCGCGGGCCACCGCGTCCGCCGGGCCCGCGGAGGAGGTCCGCGCCGCGAGGGGCGGCGTCGTGTCCCAGGACGGCGCGCCGCCGGCCAGCGGGGACGACGGGCGCGCCGCGCCGCCGCCGTCGGGTGAGGACGAGGAGGCCGCGGGCGACGAGGAGCGGGCGGCGGGCGCCGTGCCGTTCGACGTCTACCGCGACTACCTGCGCTCCATGGGACCCCTGGGCTTCGCGGCCGCGGTGGCCGTGCTCTTTATCCTGCGCGAGCTGCTCGCCGTCGGCGGCGACGCCTGGCTGGCGCTCCGCTCCGGCGCCCCCGGCACGCCCGCGCGCGCCGTCGTCGAGGGATATGCCCTGTTCGGGGCGCTGGCGGCGATCGCCACGTTCGCGCGCTCGCTGATCGTCGCGCGCGGAGGCGTCGAGGCGGCCAGGAGATGGCACGACAGGCTGCTGAGCGGCGTCGCGCACGCGCCCTTCGCGTTCTTCGACGCGACGCCCATCGGCCGGGTGTTGAACCGCTTCACCCGCGATCAGCGCGCCGTGGACACGGCCGTGGTCCCTGCCGCCCTCGACACGCTCAACGTCCTCTTCGCGCTCGCCTCCGCGCTGGCCGTCGTGGTCGTGAGCTCGCCTTATGCGCTGCTCGTGCTCGCGCCGCTCCTCGCCGTGTACCTGCGCGTGCAGCGGCGCTTCCGCCTGGCGTCGCGCGAGGTCGCGCGCCTCGACGCGGTGGCTCAGGCGCCCCTCCTGTCGAGCATCGAGCAGGTGTGGGTGGGCCTCCCGTGCGTCCGGACCCTCCGTCGCGAGGGCCATTTCGACGCGCGCTTCTTCGCGCGCGTCGAAATGGCCCAGCGCACCGCGTACGCGCAGCTCGGGCTGGAGCGCTGGCTCTCCTTCAACCTGGACGCCCTCGGGGCCGTGCTCCTGGGGACCACGGCGCTGCTCACCATCGCCCTGCGTGGGTGGGGGTCGCTGGCGCTGGGGAGCCTGGCCGTGACGTACGTGCTCACCATCACGAGCAGCCTCCAGCGCGCGGTGCATGCCAGCGCGGAGCTGGAGATCAGCATGACGGCGCTCGAGCGCGTGCGGGAGTTCTCGCGGCTCGCCCCCGAGGCTCGCGGGGCATCCGCCGCGGAGACGACCTGGCCGATGGAGGGGAGCGTCGAGTTCGATCGTGTCGAGCTCGCCTATCGAGATGGCCTCGTCCCCGCGCTGCGCGGCGTCTCGTTCACCGCGCGTCCCGGGGAGAAGATCGGCGTCGTGGGGCGGTCGGGCTCGGGGAAGAGCAGCCTCGTGGCGGCGCTGCTGCGGACCGCGCCCATCCAGGCCGGCCGGATCCTGGTGGAAGGAGTCGATATCATGAGCGTGCCGGTCGGCGCGTTGCGCTCGCGTCTCACCGTCGTGCCGCAGGACCCGGTTCTGTTCGGCGGGACCTTGCGTACGAACCTCGATCCGCGGGGCCAGCACGATGACGAGGCCCTCTGGCGCGCCCTCTCCAGCGCCGGCGTGCGGGACGCGCTCTCGGCGCAGGGGATCGGGCTCGACAGCGACATGGGCGGGCATGCGGCCCGGCTCGGCGCCGGCCATCGCCAGCTCGTGTGCCTGGCGCGGGCGCTCCTCCGCGGCTCGCGCGTCGTGGTGCTCGACGAGGCGACCGCCAGCGTCGACGTCGAGAGCGAGGGGCGCCTCCTCGACGCGCTCGATACCGCGCTGTCCGACACCACCGTGATCATCATCGCGCATCGCCTCGAGGCGCTCCGCGGCGTCGACCGGGTCCTCATCATGGATCGCGGCGAGGTCGTGAAGGTCGTCAACGCCGCGGGCGCGGCGCAAGCCGTGCTGCCGGCGCTCGCGCCCTTCGTCGAAGGTGACGCGTGA
- a CDS encoding DUF5916 domain-containing protein yields MRFLLPAALDYPRRVILETRLRRRPTGAAATILLAVAASWGPRPAAAQTDSAPAPPPTPSGMTTTDPSSERPLTNSAPERSSPPSPSPAAPAPLPTSVGRPRIAAARARTPPAVDGALNDAVWASATPSDAFVQKFPDEGRSPVERTLVRVLYGDDALYVAVECEQRSAPLRARLTRRDREIESDYVRVAIDSRSTGTSAFEFGVNAAGVLYDSLRYNDTEISADWDEAWEARTARTARGWTAEMRIPYRILRFDAAPDMAWGFQVRRYVSARQETDEWAFIPRAVGGEVSHYGRLTGLRDVPSRVELALRPFALAQIRKRDIDPAIADSGVDGSASAGLDLAWNITEDLTLDATLNPDFAQVEADQRVLNLTNYEVLFPELRPFFLSGIDAYSTPIQVLYTRRIGLAPPWPAVRTDAPYGERLADVPGPTTIPFAAKLAGTLGPYWSMSALTAMTAPNSVEIAPATGPRELRLTEPSALYGFLRVKRELGDNAHVALLGTAALRGEPGHVPEFLSGSAAYPSVPGEAGAPPSQLCPDGSVTEVGARCFRNAFVGGVDGRWRSRGGDYTIKGQAIATAVTAGPEQRLRDGTVIASGDVAPGALLDLIKDGGEHWVGELYGDIYAPKVALNDLGYLQRQNLQRLGINIEYRTLKPWWATLETHTSLFGSYKNNFDGLALARTVQVETSWKLRGYWSVLANVALMGAYFDDREVGDGTALERAPAIETVQTISTDPRAPVAGKLTSTLQFRGNGRNVGFDGELNLRPVSQLELDLLSSVFLTDGEPRYAGSGPGPDDLLFGRLSARSVSGTVRSTFTFTPRITLQAYGQLFLASAHFSDFSASSATRGDGAPRVVTLESLQPAAPPATNPDVEEVALNVSVVFRWEYALGSTLYVVYTRAQAPLVELAEGAIATLRPSLLGAAPAVDVGLVKLSYFLPL; encoded by the coding sequence TTGCGCTTCCTCCTCCCCGCCGCGCTCGACTATCCTCGGCGCGTGATCCTGGAGACGCGGCTTCGCCGCCGCCCGACGGGCGCCGCCGCCACAATCCTGCTCGCCGTCGCCGCCTCGTGGGGCCCGCGCCCAGCGGCGGCCCAGACCGACTCGGCGCCCGCGCCGCCGCCAACGCCGTCAGGCATGACCACGACGGACCCTTCCTCCGAGCGACCCCTGACCAACTCGGCGCCGGAGCGCTCCTCGCCGCCCAGCCCTAGCCCCGCAGCCCCGGCGCCCCTGCCGACCTCGGTCGGGCGCCCCCGCATCGCCGCCGCGCGGGCCCGTACGCCCCCCGCCGTCGATGGCGCCCTCAACGACGCTGTATGGGCCAGCGCGACGCCGAGCGACGCCTTCGTCCAGAAGTTCCCCGACGAGGGGCGCTCGCCCGTCGAGCGGACCCTCGTGCGCGTCCTGTACGGGGACGACGCGCTCTACGTCGCCGTGGAATGTGAGCAGCGCTCTGCCCCGCTCCGCGCCCGGCTGACCCGCCGCGATCGGGAGATCGAGTCAGACTACGTGCGTGTCGCCATCGACAGCCGCTCGACGGGGACGAGCGCCTTCGAGTTCGGCGTCAACGCGGCCGGAGTCCTCTACGACAGCCTTCGCTACAACGACACCGAGATCTCCGCGGACTGGGACGAGGCGTGGGAGGCTCGGACCGCCCGCACGGCTCGGGGATGGACGGCCGAGATGCGCATTCCCTACCGCATCCTCCGGTTCGACGCGGCGCCCGACATGGCATGGGGGTTTCAGGTCCGGCGCTACGTGTCCGCGCGCCAGGAGACGGACGAATGGGCCTTCATCCCACGAGCCGTCGGCGGCGAGGTCTCCCATTATGGTCGCCTCACCGGCCTGCGCGACGTGCCCTCGCGCGTCGAGCTCGCGCTGCGCCCGTTCGCGCTGGCGCAGATCCGCAAGCGTGATATCGACCCCGCCATCGCTGACAGCGGCGTGGATGGATCCGCGTCGGCGGGGCTCGACCTCGCATGGAACATCACCGAGGACCTCACGCTCGACGCCACCCTCAACCCCGACTTCGCCCAGGTCGAGGCGGACCAGCGCGTCCTGAACCTGACGAACTACGAGGTCCTGTTCCCCGAGCTGCGCCCCTTCTTCCTCTCGGGGATCGACGCGTACTCGACGCCCATCCAGGTGCTCTACACGCGCCGCATCGGGCTCGCGCCGCCGTGGCCCGCCGTGCGCACCGACGCGCCCTACGGGGAGCGCCTTGCCGACGTGCCCGGCCCGACGACCATCCCGTTCGCCGCCAAGCTCGCCGGCACGCTCGGGCCCTACTGGTCCATGAGCGCGCTCACCGCGATGACAGCGCCCAACTCGGTCGAGATCGCCCCCGCGACGGGCCCCAGGGAGCTGCGCCTCACGGAGCCATCGGCCCTCTACGGCTTCCTCCGCGTGAAGCGCGAGCTCGGAGACAACGCGCATGTCGCGCTCCTCGGCACAGCCGCCCTGCGCGGCGAGCCGGGGCACGTCCCCGAGTTCCTTTCGGGCTCGGCCGCCTATCCCAGCGTGCCCGGGGAGGCCGGCGCGCCGCCCAGCCAGCTGTGCCCCGACGGGTCTGTCACCGAGGTGGGAGCCCGGTGCTTTCGCAATGCCTTCGTCGGCGGGGTGGACGGGCGCTGGCGCTCCCGCGGAGGAGATTACACCATCAAGGGCCAGGCCATCGCCACCGCGGTGACCGCAGGACCGGAGCAGCGCCTCCGAGACGGCACCGTCATCGCGTCGGGAGACGTCGCGCCCGGCGCGCTCCTCGATCTTATCAAGGATGGCGGTGAGCACTGGGTCGGCGAGCTCTACGGCGACATCTACGCGCCCAAGGTGGCGCTCAACGATCTCGGGTACCTCCAGCGGCAGAACCTCCAGCGCCTGGGCATCAACATCGAATACCGCACGCTGAAGCCGTGGTGGGCGACACTCGAGACGCACACGTCCCTCTTCGGCAGCTACAAGAACAACTTCGACGGACTGGCGCTCGCGCGCACGGTCCAGGTCGAGACATCGTGGAAGCTCCGCGGCTACTGGAGCGTCCTCGCCAACGTCGCGCTGATGGGCGCGTACTTCGATGATCGGGAGGTGGGCGACGGCACCGCGCTCGAGCGCGCGCCGGCCATCGAGACGGTGCAGACCATCTCGACCGACCCGCGCGCCCCGGTCGCCGGGAAGCTCACCTCCACGCTGCAGTTCCGCGGGAACGGGAGGAACGTGGGGTTTGACGGCGAGCTGAACCTGCGCCCCGTCTCTCAGCTCGAGCTCGATCTCCTCTCGAGCGTGTTCCTGACCGACGGGGAGCCACGGTACGCCGGATCGGGCCCCGGCCCGGACGATCTGCTGTTCGGCCGCCTCTCGGCGCGCAGCGTCAGCGGGACCGTGCGCTCGACGTTCACCTTCACGCCACGGATCACGCTGCAGGCCTACGGGCAGCTGTTCCTCGCGTCGGCGCATTTCTCGGACTTCTCCGCGTCCTCGGCGACGCGCGGCGACGGGGCGCCGCGCGTCGTCACGCTCGAGTCCCTGCAGCCCGCCGCGCCCCCCGCGACGAACCCCGATGTCGAGGAGGTGGCGCTCAACGTGAGCGTGGTGTTCCGGTGGGAGTACGCCCTGGGATCGACGCTCTATGTCGTGTACACGCGGGCGCAGGCGCCCCTCGTCGAGCTCGCCGAGGGGGCGATCGCGACGCTCCGCCCCTCGCTGCTCGGCGCGGCCCCGGCGGTGGACGTAGGGCTCGTCAAGCTCTCCTATTTCCTCCCGCTCTGA
- a CDS encoding expansin EXLX1 family cellulose-binding protein — MRLGACRSAVAISFFGLVAAACTVATGGEEEEADALYGAVVTTDGLTPAALALPSDWGSGYCADVIVANDGAAPVTSWTVVINLNQAAVSSLWNAASSQSGSTLTVSPRSGSPSIPVGGSVSFGFCANATGSNYRPTLVSVTKTGGGSSSSSSSSSSSSSSSAGGAGGAGAGGSTGSGGTGAGGSGGSGGSTGAGGSSAVCSMPLPSYTSGNGSTTWYSLDQGSAQVNCSLPIQQRNPDKIGHVATGGGRYFAALNTADYNTAAACGACVEVSRDDGRKVVATVVDQCPTASNPKCKAGHIDLSKDAFAQIGSLDEGYLGTGNGGVKGKISWKYVPCPVEENVSIVLKEPGNAWWNELRVQGHRTPVRKLEVYVGGRWTEATRQPYNYWRVGSGDMGQAPWRVRVTDVLGKTIETSINTTTAEQSTSSQFPVCQ; from the coding sequence ATGCGTTTGGGAGCTTGTCGTTCCGCTGTTGCGATATCTTTCTTCGGTCTGGTCGCCGCCGCGTGCACCGTCGCGACAGGGGGCGAGGAAGAGGAGGCGGACGCGCTGTACGGGGCTGTGGTGACGACCGACGGGCTCACGCCCGCAGCGCTGGCGCTGCCGTCGGACTGGGGGAGCGGCTACTGCGCCGACGTGATCGTCGCCAACGATGGGGCCGCCCCGGTGACGTCGTGGACCGTCGTGATCAACCTCAATCAGGCCGCCGTGAGCAGTCTGTGGAACGCGGCGTCGAGCCAGAGCGGCTCGACCCTGACGGTGAGCCCGCGCTCCGGCAGCCCCTCGATCCCGGTGGGAGGCTCTGTCAGCTTCGGATTCTGCGCGAACGCGACCGGAAGCAACTACCGGCCAACGCTGGTGTCGGTGACCAAGACAGGAGGGGGATCGAGCAGTTCAAGTAGCTCGAGCAGTTCGAGTAGCTCGAGCAGCGCCGGCGGCGCTGGCGGGGCAGGCGCCGGAGGATCGACCGGCAGCGGCGGCACCGGGGCCGGTGGAAGCGGCGGCAGCGGAGGATCCACGGGCGCCGGCGGAAGCAGCGCTGTCTGCTCAATGCCGCTGCCGAGCTACACGAGCGGCAACGGCTCGACGACCTGGTACTCCCTCGACCAGGGCAGCGCGCAGGTGAACTGCAGCTTGCCCATCCAGCAGCGCAATCCAGACAAGATCGGCCACGTCGCGACCGGCGGAGGGCGGTATTTCGCCGCCCTGAACACCGCGGACTACAACACCGCGGCCGCGTGCGGCGCCTGCGTCGAGGTGAGCCGCGACGATGGGCGCAAGGTCGTGGCGACGGTGGTCGATCAATGCCCGACGGCGAGCAACCCCAAATGCAAGGCCGGGCACATCGATCTGAGCAAGGACGCCTTTGCGCAGATCGGCTCGCTCGACGAGGGGTATCTGGGGACCGGCAACGGCGGCGTCAAGGGCAAGATCTCGTGGAAGTACGTCCCGTGCCCCGTCGAGGAGAACGTATCCATCGTGTTGAAGGAGCCGGGCAACGCGTGGTGGAACGAGCTCCGCGTGCAGGGCCATCGCACCCCGGTGCGCAAGCTCGAGGTGTACGTCGGCGGGCGCTGGACGGAGGCCACGCGGCAGCCGTACAACTACTGGCGCGTCGGCAGCGGCGACATGGGGCAGGCGCCATGGCGTGTCCGTGTGACCGACGTCCTCGGCAAGACGATCGAGACCTCGATCAATACCACCACCGCCGAGCAATCCACCTCATCGCAATTCCCGGTTTGCCAGTGA
- a CDS encoding ATP-grasp domain-containing protein, with amino-acid sequence MAHVLLVGGHEDTVGRITSTGVKLTVFQSRAMATPQQVESATRLFVFNYEDLNETLQLARAVHAVEPVSAALSFTEYGLEPAAAVCEALGVPGNPPGAVRATRDKVEMRRLLAGGDVGTTRFSECPSFEHLERFHAEISGPLILKPARGSGSEGVSMVRDGQGLRAAWDRSSAAGVLPLMAEEFIDGEEISVETQSVDGRHEVVAITEKLTTGEPGFVEVGHQMPARFDPSEAERISACVLRFLDRIGHRHGPAHTELRLSSRGPRIIESNTRPGGDFIWELALLTRGVDFVKETVRALVGLPQEPRRPVAEAAAVRFFAVDGGALQAIEGLDEARAMPGVVRVSCSAKPGDALGPILSSDSRQGYVIATGASREEAISRASAAHARVRFVRA; translated from the coding sequence ATGGCACACGTGCTTCTGGTGGGTGGACACGAGGATACCGTCGGGCGGATCACCTCGACCGGCGTCAAGCTGACCGTGTTCCAGAGTCGCGCCATGGCGACACCGCAACAGGTGGAGTCGGCGACTCGGCTCTTTGTTTTCAACTATGAAGATCTGAACGAGACGCTGCAGCTCGCCCGCGCCGTCCACGCCGTCGAGCCCGTGTCGGCGGCCCTCTCCTTCACGGAGTACGGTCTCGAGCCGGCTGCCGCGGTCTGCGAGGCCCTCGGCGTCCCGGGCAACCCGCCGGGCGCCGTCCGCGCGACCCGCGACAAGGTCGAGATGCGTCGCCTCCTCGCCGGCGGCGACGTCGGCACGACGCGCTTCTCCGAGTGTCCATCGTTCGAGCACCTCGAGCGCTTCCACGCCGAGATCTCGGGCCCCCTCATCCTCAAGCCCGCGCGCGGCTCGGGGAGCGAGGGCGTCTCGATGGTGAGGGACGGGCAGGGCCTGCGCGCCGCGTGGGACCGGAGCTCGGCCGCGGGGGTGCTCCCCCTGATGGCGGAGGAGTTCATCGACGGCGAGGAGATCAGCGTCGAGACGCAGAGCGTGGACGGGCGGCACGAGGTCGTCGCCATTACCGAGAAGCTGACCACGGGCGAGCCGGGCTTCGTCGAGGTGGGGCACCAGATGCCGGCGCGCTTCGACCCTTCGGAGGCGGAGCGCATCTCTGCGTGCGTGCTCCGCTTCCTCGACCGGATCGGGCACCGGCACGGTCCGGCTCACACGGAGCTCCGCCTGTCCTCCAGGGGGCCCAGGATCATCGAGTCGAACACGCGCCCTGGCGGCGACTTCATCTGGGAGCTCGCGCTCCTCACGCGCGGGGTCGATTTCGTGAAAGAGACCGTGCGGGCGCTCGTCGGCCTGCCGCAGGAGCCCCGCCGTCCCGTCGCCGAGGCGGCGGCGGTCCGGTTCTTCGCGGTCGACGGGGGCGCGCTTCAGGCCATCGAGGGCCTCGACGAGGCGCGCGCCATGCCCGGCGTGGTCCGGGTCTCCTGCTCGGCGAAGCCGGGCGACGCGCTCGGTCCGATCCTCTCCAGCGACTCGCGTCAGGGGTACGTGATCGCCACGGGCGCCTCGCGCGAAGAGGCCATCTCCCGCGCCTCCGCAGCGCACGCGAGGGTTCGCTTCGTCCGCGCGTGA